Sequence from the Vicia villosa cultivar HV-30 ecotype Madison, WI unplaced genomic scaffold, Vvil1.0 ctg.001530F_1_1, whole genome shotgun sequence genome:
ACTTACGATGAGATGAGagaatcatttaattattaatattaatattcaatacaaaaagaaataagaaagCGACAGGTTGAGATAGAACTTTGGAGTTGGATCCGATAGTTAATCCAAACTTAATGGAAACACTGACACCTTACACAACCCGACCCGAAATCACCTCATTCCGCATTTGGATCAAGTTTACCCGAAATTTAACACGCATTTAGTTTTGTCCTATATTAGTACATGCCCCACCCACAAGTCCACAGTGTCCGTAAGTGGATTACTTTCTATAAATACCCGGTCCCATTCTTCTTCCTTCCTTGCTAATTTCCATTTTGTTAGTTCCATTTAGGCgcagagagagagaagagagagagtgttGAGATTTTTTCTTATTAATTTCTGTTTATTTGTTAGGTgttttttctctctcatttttGTAGGTATATTGTGGAAGAAGACTTTTAGCTTGACTTTGTTCAAAACCATGTGagttcattttcttcttttgattaGTTTGTTATGTATAATTCtatttttatattcataattttcctgaataaatttttttaatgtatttttttaaattttttatcaaaaataattaattatgaaataatttgtgttaattatgttgttttgttgttaatCATAATCATGCACTGGTTTAGATCTAGTGGATATATGTTTTTGTTTCTTCATGATATAAAGTAGGGTTTGTTTTATTAGCATGAGAGAGAAAGGATGGTGATAAAAATATGCAGATATTTTATATGTCCTTTGTGATTAGATATTGTTGAGAATCCATTTGGATTTCTCTCATttgattaaatattgtttattctatgttaggttttttctttttcatattgtTTTTATATCAATGGATTGAGATCTAAATTTATGGAATAATTAGGTATAGATAAGTATGTGATTAGTTTATTGTTAGAAGGAAATTAAAGTGGAATTAGTGTATGAGTTAAGTAATTAGACAGAATCAGATGAGTTTCTGTTGAGTTTGACTGAATTCTGTGTTGTTGTGGTGAGCCCTGCAGACGATTCAGGGAAGGCGGTGAAGTTGGAGAGAGTTAGATTGAAATCTTAGAAGTTTCGAATCGGATCGAAGAAATGGAGGTATATGGAAATTCTATGGTTGCAGCTCCTTCAAATGTTATTTATCTGTCAAGTATTTTGGGCCATGATGGTCCGAGTTCTGTTCACAAATGCGACTGGAAATGCCAGAACGAACGCGTTTGCGGAAACATGTTTCGCTGCAGGCTCACAGGGCTGACACACATCTGTGATAAAAACTGTAACCAGAGAATTCTGTATGATAACCATAGCTCCCTTTGTATAGCAAGTCGTCAGATTTTTCCCCTGACTCCAACCGAGGAACAAGCTGTGAGAGGCGTTCGAAGGAAGCTTGACGCGGCAGAGAGTTCGCCTGTTGAGAACATTGGTTGTAAGCGTAGGCGGGATGCACAGTTCCATCCTTCTCcttttgagagatctttctctgCTGTTAGTCCTATCTGCAGCCAAGTTGGAGACGGCATGGATACAAACTAGAGATATCGAGATTGATATAACTGAAGGAGATCTTTATCGTTtttttgtccttttttttttactttattactgATGAGTATCCATAACTGAACTTGAGAACAATTATGAATCGCCGATTGGTGGACATGATGTGTCCCCATTCGCCGTAGGACGTCTTTTATGTTTCTACTTTCTAGTAATAATGTAATGCAGTATTTAAAGTAGCTTGACTGTTGAATGGAGGTTTGA
This genomic interval carries:
- the LOC131635660 gene encoding uncharacterized protein LOC131635660, producing MEVYGNSMVAAPSNVIYLSSILGHDGPSSVHKCDWKCQNERVCGNMFRCRLTGLTHICDKNCNQRILYDNHSSLCIASRQIFPLTPTEEQAVRGVRRKLDAAESSPVENIGCKRRRDAQFHPSPFERSFSAVSPICSQVGDGMDTN